The Apium graveolens cultivar Ventura chromosome 6, ASM990537v1, whole genome shotgun sequence genome contains a region encoding:
- the LOC141667132 gene encoding uncharacterized protein LOC141667132 isoform X3 has protein sequence MDAKLKLKLLENRRRVEEEYRQNRVHYRLRQKAGSSGNKMNAPDMGKKRKVDDAPISSAPPAPGKKRKVDDAPTSKPGTSLCNKYGRHIAFLFEFASGYALFDAHGMYEYPGFSTTFKIAEKYLNNNPFTLRAFYPFSSLRDALHQMKAICNSNVTKELKSFLVDNIPQPRSDYQIAVANALLGRNICLATGIFVIVGQIIDQVMRGLRAKIDKFIDLEPGDLRMAQLNLARSYRWQSCACKESSIVQRNFHTGFANKVVVVPHKFKGLFIAKGLGKKNFICTKNLVPGKVLHGDKLISVQKDDGTEVEYRLWNPHMSKLAAAILGGLTNIWIKPGSHVLYLGDVCGITVLQLSDLVGSVNYIARYALLHLKTGGHYLICTRAKNINFTSQVKDPFADHDKLPFSVRIEFKTNEIVTLEPIGRGHAVAVGGYRMVQ, from the exons ATGGATGCTAAATTAAAATTAAAGTTGTTGGAAAATCGCCGCCGTGTAGAGGAGGAATATAGGCAAAACCGTGTTCATTATCGTTTAAGGCAGAAAGCAGGTTCGTCGGGGAATAAG ATGAATGCTCCTGATATGGGAAAAAAGAGAAAAGTTGATGATGCACCAATATCTAGTGCTCCTCCTGCTCCGGGGAAAAAGAGAAAAGTAGATGATGCACCAACATCTAAACCAGGGACTTCCTTGTGCAATAAG TATGGCCGCCATATTGCTTTTCTTTTTGAATTTGCCTCGGGATATGCTCTTTTTGATGCTCATGGAATGTATGAATATCCTGGATTTAGCACCACATTCAAAATAGCTGAGAAGTACCTCAATAACAACCCATTCACGCTCAGAGCTTTTTATCCCTTTTCATCTCTCCGTGACGCTCTCCATCAAATGAAGGCTATATGCAATT CCAATGTGACCAAGGAGCTGAAAAGTTTTTTAGTGGATAATATTCCACAACCAAGATCTGATTATCAAATTGCAGTTGCAAATGCACTGTTGGGACGTAATATATGTTTAGCAACAGGGATATTTGTGATAGTTGGTCAAATAATCGATCAGGTTATGCGTGGTTTGCGGGCAAAAATTGACAAATTCATCGACTTGGAG CCCGGAGACTTGAGAATGGCTCAACTGAATTTGGCACGCAGTTATCGTTGGCAAAGTTGTGCGTGCAAAGAAAGTTCCATAGTGCAAAGAAATTTTCACACTGGTTTTGCAAACAAAGTTGTGGTTGTCCCACATAAATTTAAAGGACTTTTCATCGCCAAGGGTTTGGGTAAAAAGAATTTTATCTGTACTAAAAATTTAGTACCTGGTAAAGTTCTTCACGGTGACAAATTAATATCTGTTCAG AAGGATGATGGAACTGAAGTTGAGTACAGATTATGGAATCCGCATATGTCAAAGTTGGCGGCTGCTATACTGGGCGGTCTTACTAATATATGGATC AAACCCGGGTCTCACGTTTTATACCTGGGAGATGTATGTGGAATTACAGTTTTACAATTATCCGATCTTGTTGGCTCG GTGAATTATATAGCTAGGTATGCTCTATTACATCTTAAAACCGGCGGTCATTACTTGATCTGCACACGG GCAAAAAACATCAATTTCACTAGCCAAGTTAAAGATCCGTTTGCTGACCACGACAAACTTCCCTTCAGCGTGAGGATAGAGTTCAAGACCAACGAAATTGTCACGTTAGAACCAATAGGGAGGGGGCATGCCGTCGCTGTTGGCGGTTACCGCATGGTACAGTAA
- the LOC141667132 gene encoding uncharacterized protein LOC141667132 isoform X1: protein MDAKLKLKLLENRRRVEEEYRQNRVHYRLRQKAGSSGNKMNAPDMGKKRKVDDAPISSAPPAPGKKRKVDDAPTSKPGTSLCNKYGRHIAFLFEFASGYALFDAHGMYEYPGFSTTFKIAEKYLNNNPFTLRAFYPFSSLRDALHQMKAICNSNVTKELKSFLVDNIPQPRSDYQIAVANALLGRNICLATGIFVIVGQIIDQVMRGLRAKIDKFIDLEPGDLRMAQLNLARSYRWQSCACKESSIVQRNFHTGFANKVVVVPHKFKGLFIAKGLGKKNFICTKNLVPGKVLHGDKLISVQKDDGTEVEYRLWNPHMSKLAAAILGGLTNIWIKPGSHVLYLGDVCGITVLQLSDLVGSNGMVYVIGLSDVVANTVEERSNVVTFPENFCFRKDMVSRDYRMVNGMDYRMVVGMVDVILGDIVYPDPSLQVNYIARYALLHLKTGGHYLICTRAKNINFTSQVKDPFADHDKLPFSVRIEFKTNEIVTLEPIGRGHAVAVGGYRMVQ from the exons ATGGATGCTAAATTAAAATTAAAGTTGTTGGAAAATCGCCGCCGTGTAGAGGAGGAATATAGGCAAAACCGTGTTCATTATCGTTTAAGGCAGAAAGCAGGTTCGTCGGGGAATAAG ATGAATGCTCCTGATATGGGAAAAAAGAGAAAAGTTGATGATGCACCAATATCTAGTGCTCCTCCTGCTCCGGGGAAAAAGAGAAAAGTAGATGATGCACCAACATCTAAACCAGGGACTTCCTTGTGCAATAAG TATGGCCGCCATATTGCTTTTCTTTTTGAATTTGCCTCGGGATATGCTCTTTTTGATGCTCATGGAATGTATGAATATCCTGGATTTAGCACCACATTCAAAATAGCTGAGAAGTACCTCAATAACAACCCATTCACGCTCAGAGCTTTTTATCCCTTTTCATCTCTCCGTGACGCTCTCCATCAAATGAAGGCTATATGCAATT CCAATGTGACCAAGGAGCTGAAAAGTTTTTTAGTGGATAATATTCCACAACCAAGATCTGATTATCAAATTGCAGTTGCAAATGCACTGTTGGGACGTAATATATGTTTAGCAACAGGGATATTTGTGATAGTTGGTCAAATAATCGATCAGGTTATGCGTGGTTTGCGGGCAAAAATTGACAAATTCATCGACTTGGAG CCCGGAGACTTGAGAATGGCTCAACTGAATTTGGCACGCAGTTATCGTTGGCAAAGTTGTGCGTGCAAAGAAAGTTCCATAGTGCAAAGAAATTTTCACACTGGTTTTGCAAACAAAGTTGTGGTTGTCCCACATAAATTTAAAGGACTTTTCATCGCCAAGGGTTTGGGTAAAAAGAATTTTATCTGTACTAAAAATTTAGTACCTGGTAAAGTTCTTCACGGTGACAAATTAATATCTGTTCAG AAGGATGATGGAACTGAAGTTGAGTACAGATTATGGAATCCGCATATGTCAAAGTTGGCGGCTGCTATACTGGGCGGTCTTACTAATATATGGATC AAACCCGGGTCTCACGTTTTATACCTGGGAGATGTATGTGGAATTACAGTTTTACAATTATCCGATCTTGTTGGCTCG AATGGAATGGTGTATGTAATTGGGTTGTCAGATGTTGTTGCAAACACGGTGGAGGAGAGGTCGAATGTTGTTACATTTCCAGAAAATTTTTGTTTCCGTAAGGACATGGTTAGTAGAGATTATCGCATGGTTAATGGTATGGATTACCGCATGGTTGTTGGCATGGTGGATGTCATCCTTGGTGATATCGTTTATCCAGATCCCTCTTTGCAG GTGAATTATATAGCTAGGTATGCTCTATTACATCTTAAAACCGGCGGTCATTACTTGATCTGCACACGG GCAAAAAACATCAATTTCACTAGCCAAGTTAAAGATCCGTTTGCTGACCACGACAAACTTCCCTTCAGCGTGAGGATAGAGTTCAAGACCAACGAAATTGTCACGTTAGAACCAATAGGGAGGGGGCATGCCGTCGCTGTTGGCGGTTACCGCATGGTACAGTAA
- the LOC141667132 gene encoding uncharacterized protein LOC141667132 isoform X2: MDAKLKLKLLENRRRVEEEYRQNRVHYRLRQKAGSSGNKMNAPDMGKKRKVDDAPISSAPPAPGKKRKVDDAPTSKPGTSLCNKYGRHIAFLFEFASGYALFDAHGMYEYPGFSTTFKIAEKYLNNNPFTLRAFYPFSSLRDALHQMKAICNSNVTKELKSFLVDNIPQPRSDYQIAVANALLGRNICLATGIFVIVGQIIDQVMRGLRAKIDKFIDLEPGDLRMAQLNLARSYRWQSCACKESSIVQRNFHTGFANKVVVVPHKFKGLFIAKGLGKKNFICTKNLVPGKVLHGDKLISVQKDDGTEVEYRLWNPHMSKLAAAILGGLTNIWIKPGSHVLYLGDVCGITVLQLSDLVGSNGMVYVIGLSDVVANTVEERSNVVTFPENFCFRKDMVSRDYRMVNGMDYRMVVGMVDVILGDIVYPDPSLQVNYIARYALLHLKTGGHYLICTRAKNINFTSQVKDPFADHDKLPFSVRIEFKTNEIVTLEPIGRGHAVAVGGYRMG; the protein is encoded by the exons ATGGATGCTAAATTAAAATTAAAGTTGTTGGAAAATCGCCGCCGTGTAGAGGAGGAATATAGGCAAAACCGTGTTCATTATCGTTTAAGGCAGAAAGCAGGTTCGTCGGGGAATAAG ATGAATGCTCCTGATATGGGAAAAAAGAGAAAAGTTGATGATGCACCAATATCTAGTGCTCCTCCTGCTCCGGGGAAAAAGAGAAAAGTAGATGATGCACCAACATCTAAACCAGGGACTTCCTTGTGCAATAAG TATGGCCGCCATATTGCTTTTCTTTTTGAATTTGCCTCGGGATATGCTCTTTTTGATGCTCATGGAATGTATGAATATCCTGGATTTAGCACCACATTCAAAATAGCTGAGAAGTACCTCAATAACAACCCATTCACGCTCAGAGCTTTTTATCCCTTTTCATCTCTCCGTGACGCTCTCCATCAAATGAAGGCTATATGCAATT CCAATGTGACCAAGGAGCTGAAAAGTTTTTTAGTGGATAATATTCCACAACCAAGATCTGATTATCAAATTGCAGTTGCAAATGCACTGTTGGGACGTAATATATGTTTAGCAACAGGGATATTTGTGATAGTTGGTCAAATAATCGATCAGGTTATGCGTGGTTTGCGGGCAAAAATTGACAAATTCATCGACTTGGAG CCCGGAGACTTGAGAATGGCTCAACTGAATTTGGCACGCAGTTATCGTTGGCAAAGTTGTGCGTGCAAAGAAAGTTCCATAGTGCAAAGAAATTTTCACACTGGTTTTGCAAACAAAGTTGTGGTTGTCCCACATAAATTTAAAGGACTTTTCATCGCCAAGGGTTTGGGTAAAAAGAATTTTATCTGTACTAAAAATTTAGTACCTGGTAAAGTTCTTCACGGTGACAAATTAATATCTGTTCAG AAGGATGATGGAACTGAAGTTGAGTACAGATTATGGAATCCGCATATGTCAAAGTTGGCGGCTGCTATACTGGGCGGTCTTACTAATATATGGATC AAACCCGGGTCTCACGTTTTATACCTGGGAGATGTATGTGGAATTACAGTTTTACAATTATCCGATCTTGTTGGCTCG AATGGAATGGTGTATGTAATTGGGTTGTCAGATGTTGTTGCAAACACGGTGGAGGAGAGGTCGAATGTTGTTACATTTCCAGAAAATTTTTGTTTCCGTAAGGACATGGTTAGTAGAGATTATCGCATGGTTAATGGTATGGATTACCGCATGGTTGTTGGCATGGTGGATGTCATCCTTGGTGATATCGTTTATCCAGATCCCTCTTTGCAG GTGAATTATATAGCTAGGTATGCTCTATTACATCTTAAAACCGGCGGTCATTACTTGATCTGCACACGG GCAAAAAACATCAATTTCACTAGCCAAGTTAAAGATCCGTTTGCTGACCACGACAAACTTCCCTTCAGCGTGAGGATAGAGTTCAAGACCAACGAAATTGTCACGTTAGAACCAATAGGGAGGGGGCATGCCGTCGCTGTTGGCGGTTACCGCATG GGTTAA